Within Myceligenerans xiligouense, the genomic segment TCGGACTGGTCCACCGCGCCCGACAGCGACCGGCGCCCCGGGATCAGGCCGTTCTCGGCGAGGATCGTCTGGTACTCGTCCCCGAGCATGATCCGCATGACCTCGTACGCGAGCTCGGGGTTCGCGGAGCCCTCGGCCATCGCGATGTTCGACCCGCCCGCGAACACGGGGGCGACCTCACCCGGTTCACTTCCCGGGAGCGGGATCGCCCTCAGGTCCTGGCCGTAGGTCGAGGCACAGCCCGGCGCCCCGCCGCCCTCGGGCTCCTCCGGCGCCTGGATCTCCCATCGCAGCCAGGTCGGCGCCGAGACGAATCCCGCGGCTCCCGCGCAGAACGGCTGGACCAGGTGCGTGCCGTCGTCCCCGGCCGGGGCGTTGGAGGCCGACATCATGAGCCGCTGCACCTGCTTCATGCCCTCGATCCCGCCGGGCGAGGAGAAGCCCGCGTCCCACGTGCCGTCGTCGCGCCGTTCCGCCACGTACCCGCCGTTCTCCCAGATGAACGGCAGCGCGCTGTACCAGTCGCGGCCGGGCATCCACATGCCCGAGAACGTCTCGGTCCGCATGCTGACGGCCGTGTCCACCAGCTCGTCGAGGGTGCGCGGTGCGGGGCGCCCCCCGAGGAGCCGCTCGGAGTAGAAGATCACCCGCGAACCGGCGTAGTACGGCAGCGCGTAGCGCACTCCGTCGTAGGTGCCGGCCTCCACGAAGCCGGGCAGCAGGTCGTCGCCGCCCAGCTCCTCGTACTGCTCCGGCGTGATGGGCGCGAGGAGGCCGCCGGCGTCGAGCGCGGCCGACTGGGTGTTGCCCATCTCGACGACGTCCGGCACCACCCGGTGCGAACCGCCGCTCAGGCGTTCGGTCAGCACCTCGACGAGCCCGCTCCACGACTGGCGCTCCACGAGCAGCTCCACGTCCGGATGCTCGCGGGCGAAGGTCTCGGTCAGGTGGTCGATCGCCGCCTGCGGCGTGTCCTGGCCGGCCAGCCACACGCGCACCGTGGTGGGCTCCCGGCCCGGCGTGCTCGCCCCGCCCCCGGGGCTCCCGGGTGAACAGCCCGCCAGGGCCGACACCGCCACGGCCGCGGCGGCAACGATGGCACAGAGGCTCTTCTTCATGCGGGGACCTTTCCGACGAGCCGGTGCTGCTCACCGGCGTGACGTCGGCTCCCCCGTGCGCCGACGATAAGTTAGGTCCCCTACTGAACCTCCTCGGGCAGGCGAAGTCCAGCCCTTCCCGGTCACCGCAACCGAAACTTGATGCGCGGGGTCCGCCTGCGGGGACGGCGGCCGGGCGGGCGGGCCGGCGGCCGGGCCGGCGGCCGGGACGGCGGGCGGGCCGGCGGCCGGGCCGGCGGGCCCCCGCCGGGTCAGTCCGTGATCGCCAGGGCGTCGATCTCCACCAGCATCTCCGCACGCGGCAGGCCCACCATCACGGTGGTGCGGCTCGGCAGCACACCGGACGGGCAGTGGCGCGTCACGAACGCGCCGTACGCCTCGTTCATCGCGGCGAAGTCGTCCCGCGAGGTCAGGTACACGCGGAGCATGACGACGTCCTCGAACGTCGCGCCCGACGCCTCGACGATCGCGGCCACGTTCTCCAGCGTGCGCGTGGTCTGCGCGGCGACGTCGCCCGCGTGCACGTACTCGCCCGTCGCCGGGTCCACCGGCCCCTGCCCGCTCACCTGCACGAACGGACCCTTCCGCACACCCTGGTGGAACACGTGCGCCGGGGCGGGCGCGGCGTCGGTACGGATCGCCTGCTTGGTCATGGGGGTTCCTCTCAGTGGAAGGCGAGTTGCAGCGGCTCGACGATCTCGTCGCCGTCGACCAGGTACGCGGTGCGGTAGAGCTGGAACGTCGTGCACGGGTGCGAGATCCCGAAGCCGACGACGTCGCCCGGGCAGATCTCCCGGGCGGCGACCGCCCCGACCCGCACGAAGGCGTGCTGGTCGTTGAGCGCGGTGACCTCGCCCCAGCCGTCGGGCAGGTCGCGCGCCGCGCCCAGCCGGCCGCCGTCGTCCACGGTACGGACCGTGAGCGGCGTCGGCAGGTCGATGTCCGACGACGCGTCGCGGCGTCCCACACCACAGATGACCAGGCCGGGCTCCGGCACCGACAGCACCTGGCCCCACACCGTCAGCGCCGGGCGCAGCGGGCCGGCACCCAGCCGGCGCCACGGGTCCGTGCGCCGGTAGTGGCCGTGGTCGTGGGCGACGTACGCGCCGGACCGCAGCACCACGCGCGTCGCCACGGCCGCCCCGGCCGGGTCGGTCAGCGGCGTGGTCAGCTCGCGCAGCACGACGTCGGCGAACGCGCTCCCGCCCGCGCTGAGCACCACCTCGCCGTCCACGAGTCCCGCGACCCGGGCGCCTGCCGCGCGCAGGTCGGCACACCAGCCGGCCACCGCCTCGAGCTCGGCGTCGCTGGTGCCGCTCGCCACCGGACCCTCGTACCCGGCGACGCCGACGAGCCGCAGCCCCGCCTGGGTCACCTGCCGGGCCAGGGCCGCGACCTGGGCGACCGACCGCACCCCGGTGCGCCCGCCGGGCACGCCGACCTCCACGAGCACGCCCAGCCGCTCGGGGAACACGGCCTCGGCGAACGCCGTGTCCAGGAGCGCCACGCCCTCGGACGAGTCGACGTAGACCCACGCCTCCTGGACCTCACCGGCGTCCAGCGCGTCGCGCAGCCACCGGATCTCACGCGGGTCGGTGAGCTCGTTCGCCAGCAGCACCCGGGTGCGCAGGCCCACCTTGCCCCACCAGACGACCTCCCGGAGCTGGCCGGGGGTCGCCACCGTCGCGCCCCACGTACCAGCCGCCGCCTGGCGCCGGTAGATCCCGGTGGACATGTGCGTCTTCACGTGCGGCGCGAACTCCACGCCGGCGTCCGTGAACACCTCGGCGACGCGGGCGATGTTGTGCTCCAGCGCCGCCAGGTCGACGGTCAGCAGCGGCCAGGACAGCGAGAAGTCGTCGATGCGCACGGGGAGATTGTGCCCGATCAGCCGGGCCGGGCCGGGCGGCCCGGGGTGGCACCCGTCAGGTGGCCGTCCGAGAGCACCCGGACGCCGCGGACCAGGACGTCGTCGATCCCCGACGCGACCACGCGCGGGAGGTCGTAGGTGGCGCGGTCGCGGAGGGCGTCCGGGTCGACCAGGACGACGTCGGCCACGGAACCGGCCGTGAGCGTGCCGCGCCCGGCGAGGCCGAAACGACGCGCCGCCCGGGCCGACAGGTGCTCCGCGGCGTCGTGCCACGACCAGTCGCCGGAGCCGACGTGCTCGGCGAGCATCCGCGCGAACGCGCCCCAGCCGCGCGGGTGCGGGCGACCGCCCAGGTAGATCGCGTCGGAACCGCCCAGGTGCGCCGCGTGGTTCGCGAGCGCCCGCACCGACTCGGCCGAGTTCGTGGGCGGCTGGGCGAACACGCAGGTGGCACGCAGACCGGTGGCCACGAGGATCTCGATGACGGCGCCGGCGGGATCGAGGCCGAGCAGGCCGGCGACGTCGGGCAGCGTGCGGCCCTCCGCCCAGGTGAGGTTGCGGTGCCCGCGG encodes:
- a CDS encoding extracellular solute-binding protein, producing MKKSLCAIVAAAAVAVSALAGCSPGSPGGGASTPGREPTTVRVWLAGQDTPQAAIDHLTETFAREHPDVELLVERQSWSGLVEVLTERLSGGSHRVVPDVVEMGNTQSAALDAGGLLAPITPEQYEELGGDDLLPGFVEAGTYDGVRYALPYYAGSRVIFYSERLLGGRPAPRTLDELVDTAVSMRTETFSGMWMPGRDWYSALPFIWENGGYVAERRDDGTWDAGFSSPGGIEGMKQVQRLMMSASNAPAGDDGTHLVQPFCAGAAGFVSAPTWLRWEIQAPEEPEGGGAPGCASTYGQDLRAIPLPGSEPGEVAPVFAGGSNIAMAEGSANPELAYEVMRIMLGDEYQTILAENGLIPGRRSLSGAVDQSDPIAAAGVAAAQRARLTPATPKWGDIEDHGIIPAAFARLAAGADPVRVAQDLDAQIESMLNWRVG
- a CDS encoding RidA family protein, with the protein product MTKQAIRTDAAPAPAHVFHQGVRKGPFVQVSGQGPVDPATGEYVHAGDVAAQTTRTLENVAAIVEASGATFEDVVMLRVYLTSRDDFAAMNEAYGAFVTRHCPSGVLPSRTTVMVGLPRAEMLVEIDALAITD
- a CDS encoding alanine racemase; translated protein: MRIDDFSLSWPLLTVDLAALEHNIARVAEVFTDAGVEFAPHVKTHMSTGIYRRQAAAGTWGATVATPGQLREVVWWGKVGLRTRVLLANELTDPREIRWLRDALDAGEVQEAWVYVDSSEGVALLDTAFAEAVFPERLGVLVEVGVPGGRTGVRSVAQVAALARQVTQAGLRLVGVAGYEGPVASGTSDAELEAVAGWCADLRAAGARVAGLVDGEVVLSAGGSAFADVVLRELTTPLTDPAGAAVATRVVLRSGAYVAHDHGHYRRTDPWRRLGAGPLRPALTVWGQVLSVPEPGLVICGVGRRDASSDIDLPTPLTVRTVDDGGRLGAARDLPDGWGEVTALNDQHAFVRVGAVAAREICPGDVVGFGISHPCTTFQLYRTAYLVDGDEIVEPLQLAFH